A stretch of Aureispira sp. CCB-E DNA encodes these proteins:
- a CDS encoding GyrI-like domain-containing protein, producing MEPRIEFLPQKKLVGKSVEMSLANDKTVELWKSVMPLVKTLPNSVSNELFSIQVYDTAISFDNFTPETNFTKWAAVEVSHYKQIPEELSSFTLSGGLYAIFVHKGAPEDFPKTSQYIFGQWLPQSDYELDQREHFELLGDKYKNNSPDSEEEVWIPIRLKR from the coding sequence ATGGAACCAAGAATAGAGTTTTTGCCACAAAAAAAACTAGTCGGCAAATCAGTAGAAATGAGCCTAGCCAATGACAAAACGGTTGAGTTATGGAAAAGCGTGATGCCTTTGGTCAAAACCTTGCCTAATAGTGTTAGTAATGAGTTGTTTTCGATCCAAGTATACGATACAGCAATTAGCTTTGATAACTTTACTCCTGAAACCAATTTCACCAAATGGGCAGCCGTTGAGGTTAGTCATTACAAACAGATTCCCGAAGAACTTTCCTCTTTTACATTGAGTGGTGGTCTGTACGCTATTTTTGTGCATAAAGGCGCTCCAGAGGACTTTCCCAAAACTAGCCAATACATTTTTGGTCAATGGCTTCCGCAATCCGATTACGAATTGGATCAACGAGAACATTTTGAGTTGTTGGGCGACAAGTACAAGAATAATTCTCCCGACTCTGAAGAAGAAGTCTGGATTCCTATTCGTTTAAAACGATAA
- the thiH gene encoding 2-iminoacetate synthase ThiH, with amino-acid sequence MSSFKTIFDQHDWNTVKASIYSKTSVDVERALTASKRTIEDFKALISPAAAPYLEQMAQLSHELTLKRFGRTMQLYIPMYLSNECQNICTYCGFSLDNKIARRTLNGFEILQEIETLKGMGYEHVLLVTGEANKTVGVDYFKKALEIVTPHFAHVSMEVQPLDQADYEVLLPMGLNTVLVYQETYHQEDYKKHHPKGKKSNFYYRLDTPDRLGKAGVHKIGLGTLIGLEDWRTDSFFTALHLDYLERTYWKTKYTISFPRLRPFSGGLEPKVAMNDRELVQLICAYRIFNEEVELSISTRETEIFRNNIIKLGITSMSAGSKTNPGGYTVEPQSLEQFEISDERSPATIVKMLKEQGYEPVWKDWEMAYN; translated from the coding sequence ATGAGTAGTTTTAAAACAATATTTGATCAGCACGATTGGAATACCGTGAAAGCTAGTATTTACAGCAAAACTAGTGTAGATGTAGAACGTGCTTTGACTGCCTCTAAACGTACCATAGAGGATTTTAAAGCCTTAATATCCCCAGCAGCGGCCCCTTATTTAGAGCAAATGGCGCAGTTGAGTCATGAGTTAACACTCAAACGGTTTGGGCGAACGATGCAGCTCTACATTCCGATGTACTTGTCCAACGAATGTCAAAATATTTGCACTTATTGCGGCTTTAGTTTAGACAATAAAATTGCACGACGCACACTTAATGGCTTTGAAATCTTGCAAGAAATTGAAACACTAAAAGGCATGGGCTATGAACATGTTTTGTTAGTAACAGGAGAAGCCAACAAAACCGTAGGCGTTGATTATTTCAAAAAAGCATTAGAAATTGTTACCCCTCATTTTGCGCATGTGTCTATGGAAGTTCAACCGCTAGACCAAGCAGATTATGAGGTTTTACTTCCGATGGGCTTGAATACCGTTTTAGTCTACCAAGAAACGTATCATCAAGAGGATTATAAAAAACACCACCCTAAAGGAAAAAAGTCTAATTTTTATTATCGTCTAGATACGCCCGATCGTTTGGGCAAAGCGGGGGTTCACAAAATTGGCTTAGGTACATTAATTGGCTTGGAAGATTGGCGGACAGATAGTTTTTTCACGGCTTTGCATTTAGATTACTTAGAACGAACCTACTGGAAAACCAAGTACACCATTTCGTTTCCTAGGCTGCGTCCTTTTTCGGGGGGCTTAGAACCAAAAGTAGCTATGAATGATAGAGAATTGGTACAATTAATCTGTGCGTATCGCATTTTTAATGAAGAGGTAGAACTTTCTATTTCCACTCGTGAAACAGAAATTTTCCGTAATAATATTATTAAGCTAGGGATTACTTCTATGAGTGCAGGATCTAAGACAAATCCAGGGGGCTATACGGTAGAACCTCAATCTTTAGAACAGTTTGAAATTTCGGACGAACGCTCTCCCGCTACAATTGTTAAAATGCTAAAAGAACAAGGCTACGAACCCGTTTGGAAAGACTGGGAAATGGCTTACAATTAA
- a CDS encoding pyridoxamine 5'-phosphate oxidase family protein, with product MEKKSLQSPRTKIKRVPKRGLYDPTSIYNVLDAAYLANIGFNYQEQPFVIPTLYGRLGEYLYIHGAASSRMLKSIVSQTICLSVSLVDGLVLARSAFHHSMNYRSVNLLGKPIVVDSPEEKELGLKIISEHLIPNRWDEVRPPNSKELKGTTVLKLKIEEGAAKIRVGHPKDEKEDYNLPIWAGQIPLQTSTLKAIPDDRLDPTIPISNSVQKYIQKHSKLVE from the coding sequence ATGGAAAAAAAATCATTGCAAAGTCCCCGCACCAAAATAAAAAGAGTCCCCAAACGCGGCTTATACGATCCAACAAGCATCTACAACGTTTTGGATGCAGCTTATTTAGCCAATATTGGATTTAATTACCAAGAACAACCGTTTGTCATTCCAACGCTCTATGGTCGGTTAGGAGAATACTTATATATACATGGTGCTGCTAGTAGTCGTATGCTAAAAAGCATTGTTAGCCAAACTATTTGTCTAAGTGTTTCATTGGTTGATGGCTTGGTATTAGCCCGTTCTGCATTTCACCACTCCATGAATTACCGTTCCGTTAATTTACTAGGCAAGCCAATTGTTGTTGACAGCCCCGAGGAGAAAGAATTGGGGTTAAAAATCATCTCCGAACACTTAATTCCCAATCGCTGGGACGAAGTTCGTCCTCCAAATTCAAAAGAGTTAAAAGGAACGACTGTTTTAAAACTAAAAATTGAGGAAGGGGCTGCCAAAATACGAGTCGGTCATCCCAAAGATGAAAAAGAAGATTATAATTTACCCATTTGGGCAGGTCAAATTCCATTGCAAACAAGTACCTTAAAAGCTATTCCAGATGATCGGCTTGATCCTACTATTCCTATTAGTAATAGTGTCCAAAAATACATTCAAAAGCATTCAAAACTTGTTGAATAG
- a CDS encoding JAB-like toxin 1 domain-containing protein, with product MSTTMPLHWIIFLSTFFTINSSLLGRPYSTLLHDYTINEKGRINLIKETKDSFDRLILVIGKRSNIYYQKQKGTILNRHILLKKGILQHTIPLKGRTNGQHFKGLQISFREDFEGAKRLFEFLADHTSIEWSLLSIGINKQSRSFIYTTYSDKLEFFGSIKVHHLLNYPKEIDFLKHYHNHPRAVNDPIGKHAFPSNSDLDFRNKVLKKELSLVEFLIRTDGFYVDYSNPKEWYKNKTEEWL from the coding sequence ATGAGTACCACAATGCCCCTTCATTGGATAATATTTCTAAGTACCTTCTTTACCATCAACTCTAGTTTACTAGGCAGACCTTATAGCACTTTATTACACGACTACACCATCAACGAGAAAGGTCGTATTAATCTTATTAAAGAGACCAAAGATAGTTTTGATCGGCTGATTTTGGTGATTGGAAAAAGAAGCAACATCTATTATCAAAAACAAAAAGGAACCATTTTAAATCGTCACATTTTATTAAAAAAAGGCATCTTACAGCATACAATACCACTCAAAGGACGAACCAATGGACAGCATTTTAAAGGATTGCAAATCTCCTTTAGAGAAGATTTTGAAGGAGCAAAACGCTTATTTGAATTCTTAGCTGATCATACTTCCATAGAGTGGTCTTTGCTTTCTATTGGAATTAATAAACAATCCAGAAGTTTTATCTATACGACCTATAGCGACAAACTAGAATTCTTTGGGTCTATAAAAGTTCATCACCTACTCAATTACCCCAAAGAGATTGACTTTTTAAAACATTATCACAATCATCCTAGGGCTGTAAATGATCCAATAGGCAAACACGCTTTCCCTTCTAATTCAGATTTAGATTTCAGGAATAAAGTATTAAAAAAGGAACTTTCATTGGTGGAGTTTCTGATTCGAACGGATGGTTTTTATGTAGACTATAGTAATCCTAAGGAGTGGTATAAAAATAAAACAGAAGAATGGTTGTAA
- a CDS encoding PLP-dependent aminotransferase family protein produces the protein MLPYKNLIPICRSSKTAIYLQIVEAFAKLIQQGKLSAETKLPGSRVLGQLLEVHRNTITVAYEELEAQGWVEIRPKRGVFVHQKIPTIKAQELKREGNTASNKIGYAIQPLRYIKPAHPMPLSRLQFNDGVPDVRLAPLTALGRAYRSVIQRSSFKKGLVYGTTKGGLELRTELVEYLQSTRGIALGVDNMLISRGSVMGLYMVAQILVKPKDIVVVGRLNYSTANMMFQELGAELVYIDVDEQGVVVEQLEQYCRHKPIRAIYVASHHHHPTTVTLSADRRLKLLKLAQEHSFAIIEDDYDYDFHYQRNPILPLASIDQLKHVIYIGSLSKVMAPAFRVGFVAAHPDLINEMARLRRVIDRQGDFPLEKAIAELFQTGEIQRHIRKSLRIYQQRRDRLDELLKTYMSDAVYFDKPNGGMAIWTVFDNQIDVQSSAKKALRQGLFFSSGEGYTINVPNLKATRLGFTSMTLDELEEAVLILKKSIVTTNP, from the coding sequence ATGTTGCCTTACAAAAACTTAATTCCAATTTGTCGCTCAAGCAAGACAGCTATTTATTTACAGATTGTAGAAGCATTTGCCAAGCTAATCCAACAAGGAAAATTATCAGCAGAAACAAAATTGCCAGGTTCTAGAGTGTTGGGGCAATTGTTAGAAGTCCACAGAAATACCATTACAGTTGCTTATGAGGAATTAGAGGCGCAGGGCTGGGTAGAAATACGTCCGAAGCGTGGTGTATTTGTACATCAAAAAATTCCTACCATAAAGGCACAAGAGTTGAAAAGAGAAGGAAATACAGCTTCTAATAAAATTGGTTATGCGATACAACCACTTAGGTATATAAAGCCTGCTCATCCTATGCCACTTAGTCGTTTGCAGTTCAATGATGGCGTACCAGATGTTCGTTTGGCTCCGTTGACAGCTTTGGGAAGGGCGTACCGATCGGTCATTCAGCGCTCTAGTTTTAAAAAAGGATTGGTATATGGAACAACAAAAGGAGGCTTGGAGCTGAGAACAGAATTGGTAGAGTATCTTCAAAGTACGAGGGGAATTGCACTAGGGGTAGATAATATGTTAATTTCGAGAGGTTCTGTCATGGGGCTTTATATGGTAGCGCAGATTCTAGTGAAACCCAAAGATATTGTAGTCGTTGGTAGGTTAAATTATAGTACTGCAAATATGATGTTTCAAGAATTAGGGGCAGAATTGGTTTATATTGATGTTGATGAGCAAGGAGTTGTTGTAGAGCAGTTGGAACAGTATTGTCGGCATAAACCAATACGGGCAATTTATGTTGCTTCCCACCACCATCATCCAACAACGGTGACCTTGAGTGCTGATAGGAGATTAAAACTATTAAAATTGGCGCAAGAGCATAGTTTTGCTATTATAGAGGACGATTACGATTATGACTTTCATTATCAGAGAAATCCAATCTTGCCTTTGGCGAGTATCGATCAGTTGAAGCACGTTATTTATATTGGCTCTTTGAGTAAAGTAATGGCACCTGCTTTTCGGGTAGGTTTTGTTGCCGCCCATCCTGATTTGATTAATGAGATGGCTAGGTTGAGAAGGGTTATTGATCGACAAGGAGATTTTCCGCTCGAAAAAGCGATAGCAGAGCTGTTTCAAACTGGAGAAATTCAGCGACACATTCGAAAATCGTTGCGCATCTATCAGCAGCGAAGAGATCGTTTGGATGAATTGCTAAAAACTTATATGAGCGATGCCGTTTATTTTGACAAACCCAATGGAGGAATGGCCATTTGGACTGTTTTTGACAACCAAATAGATGTGCAAAGCAGTGCCAAAAAAGCCCTTCGACAAGGGCTTTTCTTTTCTTCAGGAGAGGGGTATACTATTAATGTACCGAACCTAAAAGCAACTCGATTGGGATTTACTTCTATGACGCTGGATGAATTGGAAGAAGCGGTTCTTATTTTAAAAAAATCTATCGTTACAACAAACCCTTAG
- a CDS encoding group III truncated hemoglobin, with translation MTSTKDIQTRADVEHLIRTFYEKVLVDKTIAFIFIDVAQIDLDKHFPHLFDFWENILLTPNGYKRNVLKVHLDLNQKVPLRQEHFERWLELFTNTVDELFEGTVANNAKNKALSIATVMQTKLHRSKGLL, from the coding sequence ATGACTTCAACAAAAGATATACAAACTAGAGCTGACGTAGAGCACTTGATTAGAACTTTTTATGAAAAAGTATTGGTAGACAAAACCATTGCCTTTATTTTTATAGATGTTGCTCAAATTGACTTAGACAAGCATTTTCCTCACTTATTTGATTTTTGGGAAAATATTTTGTTAACTCCCAATGGATACAAAAGAAATGTGTTGAAAGTACACTTAGATTTAAACCAAAAAGTTCCCCTTCGCCAAGAGCATTTTGAACGTTGGCTAGAACTATTTACCAACACCGTAGATGAGCTTTTTGAAGGAACAGTTGCCAATAATGCCAAAAATAAAGCCTTGTCTATTGCTACGGTGATGCAAACAAAATTGCACCGGTCTAAGGGTTTGTTGTAA
- a CDS encoding acyclic terpene utilization AtuA family protein yields the protein MSNKIVRIAGTQGFYGDSPMGAITVAMQEAADYLMHDALAELTLSILQKDKLRDPNLGYARDVEFHAAKLYPITLAKGIKVVTDSGGLNPHSAAKKVQEILHQQGIKDAKIAAIDGDDMLTKLEQLKADQLPLINLDTGTSYHDSSFPPTHANVYIGAQCIKDALTQGADIILAGRVADPCLALGILAYEFDWDLEGKTQKTLDQLANGIMVGHILECGGQASGGNAYSEWLGRDYQFSHLGYPIAHVEADGSATITKLENQGGKVTRNTIREQLVYEIHNPQAYITPDVTVDFSQIQVQEIASNQVRVSNAKGKPRPEMLKLCIGQMEGYVTEQLFYFSYPYAYDKAKAFVQAVKETWATLPFQYEELRVNYLGINGIHEDAAPTLPKDTIDNMNEIGVRIAFRHQDKKVGKLLIQSIVCLGLNGPPGLAASMNWGKAASIRLGLFPTLIPRKYVVPKITLY from the coding sequence ATGAGCAATAAAATCGTTCGGATTGCAGGAACACAAGGCTTTTATGGAGATAGTCCAATGGGAGCAATTACAGTGGCTATGCAAGAAGCAGCCGACTATCTGATGCACGATGCATTGGCAGAGCTGACCTTATCCATTTTGCAAAAAGATAAACTCCGAGATCCTAATTTAGGCTATGCTAGAGATGTTGAATTTCATGCTGCTAAATTATACCCCATCACTCTGGCAAAAGGCATAAAAGTAGTTACAGATTCTGGAGGACTAAATCCTCATAGTGCCGCTAAAAAAGTACAAGAAATTTTACATCAACAAGGCATAAAAGACGCTAAAATTGCTGCAATTGATGGCGATGATATGTTGACGAAACTAGAACAACTAAAAGCAGATCAACTTCCTCTCATCAATTTAGACACAGGCACCTCTTACCACGACTCTAGTTTTCCTCCCACCCATGCCAATGTCTATATTGGTGCTCAATGTATAAAAGATGCCCTAACACAAGGTGCTGACATTATTCTAGCTGGACGAGTTGCTGATCCTTGCTTGGCCTTAGGAATTTTAGCATATGAATTTGACTGGGATTTGGAAGGAAAAACACAGAAAACATTGGATCAACTTGCCAATGGAATTATGGTTGGGCATATTTTAGAATGTGGTGGGCAAGCTTCTGGTGGCAATGCCTATTCCGAATGGCTTGGAAGAGATTACCAATTTAGTCATTTGGGCTATCCAATTGCTCATGTTGAAGCCGATGGTAGTGCAACAATTACAAAATTAGAAAACCAAGGCGGCAAAGTAACTCGGAATACCATTCGAGAACAATTGGTCTATGAAATCCACAATCCTCAAGCCTACATTACTCCTGATGTAACGGTTGACTTTAGTCAAATTCAGGTTCAAGAAATTGCGTCCAATCAAGTTCGGGTTAGCAATGCAAAAGGGAAGCCTCGCCCTGAAATGCTAAAACTTTGTATTGGTCAAATGGAGGGTTACGTTACAGAACAGTTGTTTTATTTTTCTTACCCTTATGCTTATGATAAAGCCAAAGCCTTTGTTCAGGCAGTTAAAGAAACTTGGGCAACGCTTCCTTTTCAATATGAGGAATTGCGAGTCAATTATCTCGGTATTAATGGCATTCACGAAGATGCTGCTCCTACACTCCCCAAAGATACGATTGATAACATGAATGAAATTGGAGTGAGAATTGCGTTTCGTCATCAAGATAAGAAAGTTGGCAAACTATTGATTCAATCGATTGTTTGCTTAGGACTAAATGGTCCTCCAGGTTTGGCAGCCAGTATGAATTGGGGTAAAGCTGCGTCCATTCGTCTAGGATTGTTTCCGACCCTCATTCCAAGAAAATATGTTGTTCCTAAAATTACGTTGTATTAA